The sequence TTTTATTTCCACTGTTTCTGGTCATGTGGAGCCGGCTTTACCTTAACAAACATACGCTGGCACAGGTTGTTGCAGGTGCTATCAGTGGCTTTGTTTTTACATGGCTGCAGTTTAAGATATTTCTAGTATGAACCAATGATTTGAGTCTTTTTAGAACAGATTCTTTTACTTTCACCAATAATTTGTTTAATCTTTTCTTATGGTACTTTGAAAAGTAATGTCTTGTAAAAAGCTCGAAAAATCCTTTTGGGGTAAAATCTTTGAAAAAGATCAGATAAAATATCGCATTTTTGGTATGATGTCTAAAATGATTTCGTACATGGTGATTTCAGAGAGCTTAAATTAACCCTATTTTTTAATTAAATAATAACAAATTTATAATATTAAACATAAACTTCTTTAAAACAGATTAATCACATTAAAATCCTCTATTTATTTTAGAAATGTGTATGGATTTAAATTAACTAAATAAAAAGAATATTAAAACTTTATTTAATAAATAAGTCAATTTTTGAGTTTTTATAATTTTAATAAAAAAAGGGTTTTTGGTTATAAAAAAATTTATATTTCAAGATGTTCCATATTATAAATTGGAGCAATGATGGTAATCAATTACCTCATTTTATTATATTTTTTTTATAAACCTTTTTAAATACATTCTGTTTTCACACAACACTATTTTAAGGGATTATTATTAGTATTTTGCCCTATTAACTATTTTCTACAAATTCATGAAGTTTTTTAAGGGCTGCCCCTGATTCAACTGCATCTCGAGCAACTTCCACGCCTTCTGAGAAATTATCTACGACTCCACTTATAAAAAGGATAGCTGCGGCATTTGTGAGACATAGATCAAGCCTTGCCTTTTCAGTTTCATTTCTTTCCATACATTTAAGGACATCAACTGCAATCTGCATATTTTCGTCCATATCTGAGGAAGCTTTTATTAGTTCTTCACGGGTCCTCTGGATACCGAAGTCTTCAGGGTAAATTTCTTTAATACTGATTTCCCCATTATCAACAATTGCCACTTTGGTTTTTCCAAGTGTAGATATTTCATCCATCGCTGGATTTCCATTGCTGTCAAACCCGTGAACTACCATGGCTTTTTTTACACCTAAATTTTTAAGTACATCTGCCACCAGTTCAACATAGTCTGGATCAAAAACTCCAAGGAGTTGAATATCTGCATTTGCCGGTGATGTAAGTGGGCCCAAGATGTTAAAGACTGTCCTTATATTAAGCTCCCGTCTCACAGGCATCACGTACTTCATTGCAGGGTGAAAGTTGGGCGCGAACATAAATCCGATGCCTGCATTTTCCATACTTTTTTCAACTTCTTCTGCCCCACTGTCTATTGTTACACCAAGTGCTTCGAGTATATCTGCGCCACCGCATTTACTTGTTATGCTTCTGTTACCATGTTTTGCTATTACCACGCCGCAGGATGCAGCTATTATTGCTGAAATGGTACTTATATTAAATGTTTTTAGTTTATCACCCCCAGTACCACATGTATCTACGAGGGGGGCGTTTATATCTGGAGATACTGGTACGCAGACTTCACGCATGGCCTTTACAAAACCGGTTATTTCTGGAACAGTCTCACCCTTCATGGAAATGGAAGTTAAAAAAGAAGCTATTTGGATGTCGCTTGCATTCCCATTCATTATCTGAGTCATACATCCATAAGCTTCTTTTTCATTTAGATCTTCAAATGAAGCGACCTTTTTTATGCATTCAGCTATCATAAAAATCACTTTTAACTTCTAGTACCTTCTTTAAGTTCAGCGCAGAATTCACCAACTTTTTGCAGCATTTCTTCTTTATCTTCGAGATTTTCAGTTATTATATTCAATATGGCGCTTGCGACAATTGCACCATCAGCGCCTGCGTTTATAACTTCCTTAACGTGTTTTGGTTTTGAAATACCAAACCCTACACTTATTGGAATGTCGCTGTGGCTTTTTATTCTTTTAATAAGGTCAACAGTGGTTGTTTTGAGTTCAGCTCTTGCACCTGTAGTTCCCATAACTGCAACAACATAAAGGAAACCAGAGCACATTTTTGTTATCTCCTGCAACCTCTCATTACCTGTGGTTTGTGCCGCCATGAAAATCTGCTGGACACCGTTTTTTTGTGCAGCTTCCAGGGCATCACCTGC is a genomic window of Methanobacterium veterum containing:
- the trpD gene encoding anthranilate phosphoribosyltransferase; this encodes MIAECIKKVASFEDLNEKEAYGCMTQIMNGNASDIQIASFLTSISMKGETVPEITGFVKAMREVCVPVSPDINAPLVDTCGTGGDKLKTFNISTISAIIAASCGVVIAKHGNRSITSKCGGADILEALGVTIDSGAEEVEKSMENAGIGFMFAPNFHPAMKYVMPVRRELNIRTVFNILGPLTSPANADIQLLGVFDPDYVELVADVLKNLGVKKAMVVHGFDSNGNPAMDEISTLGKTKVAIVDNGEISIKEIYPEDFGIQRTREELIKASSDMDENMQIAVDVLKCMERNETEKARLDLCLTNAAAILFISGVVDNFSEGVEVARDAVESGAALKKLHEFVENS